Below is a window of Leisingera sp. S132 DNA.
CTTGGCCCATTCTTTCTGGGCGGCCTTTGCGGTGGACAGCGCCTGTTCGACGATTGCCGGGGTAGCGGCGTAGACGGTGGCAATCTGCTCACCCGTCGCGGCATAGATCACCGGAATCGGGGTGCCGGCGGTATCCTCGACGTATGCGCCGTTGATGAAGTGGCTGGCCTTAGGCTGTGCGGGATGTGTCATGTTCTGTGTCTCCAGCGGGGTCTTCAGCAGGGGAGATGCTGAGTGGTTGCTATGGTTATTCGCCGCGGGGAAAGCGTTTGCTTTCCTCGAGGTTGTCGAGGTTCATGTGGTTGCGCATGTAGCGCTCGGAGGCCTTTTGCAGCGGCTGGTAATCCCAGGGGTAGTAGCCGCCCTGGCGCAGCGCCTCGTAGACGACCCAGCGGCGGGCCTGGCTGGCGCGCACCTCTGCGTCGAAGGTTTCCAGGTTCCAGCGCGCCTCTGACTTGGCGCGCAAGGATTCCAGCGTGCCGGCATGGGCCGGATCATCTGCCAGGTTGTTGAGTTCGTGCGGGTCGGCCTCCAGATCAAACAGCTGGTCGGGGTCCAGGGCGCAGCGGTTGTATTTCCACTGGCCATAGCGGAGCGACACCAGCGGCGCATAGGACGCTTCGGCCGCGTATTCCACGGCGACCGGTTCGGTGCGTTCCGTTCCATTGGCCAGCGGCACCAGATTCTGGCCGTCGGTCCAGGGTTCGATTTCTGCCATGTCGACACCGGCCAGCGCGCCCAGCGTCGGGGTCACGTCCAGCGTAGAGACCGGGGTTTCGATGAGGCCCGCAGGCAGGTCCGGCGCCGAGATCATCAGCGGCACGCGGGAGGAGCCCTCGTAGAAGCTCATCTTGAACCAGAGGCCGCGCTCGCCCAGCATGTCGCCGTGGTCGGAGACAAACAGGATAATCGCTTCCTGCCGGGTGGTTTCCAGCACGTTCAGGATCTCGCCGATCTTGTCATCCAGGTAGGAGATATTGGCGAAGTACGCGCGGCGTGAGCGTTTGATGTTCTCCTCGGTGATGTCGAAGCTGCGCCAGTCGTTGGCGTCAAAGATGCGCTTGGCGTGGGGGTCGTGATCCTCATACTCCATCGCCGGGACTTCGGGCAGCAGGTGCTCGCAGTCCTCGTAGAGATCCCAGTACTTGCGGCGCGCCACATAGGGGTCGTGCGGATGGGTGAAGGAGACGGTGACGCACCAGGGGCGGTCGTCCAGCCCGCGCGACAGCTCATAGAGCTTGGCAGTGGCGTTGTAGGCGACCTCGTCGTCGTATTCCATCTGGTTGGAGGTTTCCGCCACCCCTGCCCCGGTGACAGATCCCATGTTGTGATACCACCAGTCGATGCGTTCGCCGGGTTTGCGGTAGTCAGGCGTCCAGCCGAAATCAGCCGGGTAGATGTCGGTGGTCAGCCGGTCCTCGAACCCGTGCAGCTGGTCGGGGCCGACAAAGTGCATCTTGCCCGAGAGGCAGGTGTAGTAGCCCGCGCGGCGCAGGTGGTGAGCATAGGTCGGGATGTCGCTGCGGAATTCGGCCGCGTTGTCATAGACGCCAGTGCGCGACGGCAGCTGGCCGGACATGAAAGACGCCCGGCCCGGGGCGCATAAGGGTGATGCTGTATAGGCGTTCTTGAAGCGGGTGGAGCGTTCCGCCAGCTTTTTCAGGTTCGGAGCATGCAGCCACTCGGCGGGGCCGTCCGGGAAAAGCGTCCCATTCAACTGGTCAACCATCAGGATCAGGATATTCGGGGCACTCATCGCGGACCTCCCAAGTATTGGCGATGCTTTGCAAAGGCGCCTGGCAGGC
It encodes the following:
- the betC gene encoding choline-sulfatase; its protein translation is MSAPNILILMVDQLNGTLFPDGPAEWLHAPNLKKLAERSTRFKNAYTASPLCAPGRASFMSGQLPSRTGVYDNAAEFRSDIPTYAHHLRRAGYYTCLSGKMHFVGPDQLHGFEDRLTTDIYPADFGWTPDYRKPGERIDWWYHNMGSVTGAGVAETSNQMEYDDEVAYNATAKLYELSRGLDDRPWCVTVSFTHPHDPYVARRKYWDLYEDCEHLLPEVPAMEYEDHDPHAKRIFDANDWRSFDITEENIKRSRRAYFANISYLDDKIGEILNVLETTRQEAIILFVSDHGDMLGERGLWFKMSFYEGSSRVPLMISAPDLPAGLIETPVSTLDVTPTLGALAGVDMAEIEPWTDGQNLVPLANGTERTEPVAVEYAAEASYAPLVSLRYGQWKYNRCALDPDQLFDLEADPHELNNLADDPAHAGTLESLRAKSEARWNLETFDAEVRASQARRWVVYEALRQGGYYPWDYQPLQKASERYMRNHMNLDNLEESKRFPRGE